One window of the Granulicella arctica genome contains the following:
- a CDS encoding VWA domain-containing protein codes for MRLEALAAILLSFTLSPAVFAQEAPSPGGPPPASDAAAQPQQGEDVQTLKVNVNLVNVYFSVRDKSGYITNLHKNDCSIDEDKATQTIKNFTQEKNLPLTIGILLDTSGSQQNVLPLEQDAGARFLKEVLTPKDEAFLISFDINVDLLADYTNNAGEIRRAINKASINTGAGTGSVTGHGSARGTLLYDAVYLAAHDKLRQEAGRKILVMLTDGGDQGSQETIKTATEAAQKANAIVYVILIADRGFYGGFQMGYSGDRDMEKLATDTGGRVINVGNNGKKLEEAFDQIQDELRTQYLASYTPTNLKADGTFRNLKIACGKDQKVQARKGYYALAGGGNDKDD; via the coding sequence ATGCGCCTTGAAGCCCTTGCCGCCATCCTTCTCAGTTTCACGCTGTCGCCTGCGGTCTTTGCCCAGGAAGCGCCGTCCCCCGGTGGTCCCCCACCTGCCAGCGACGCTGCAGCGCAGCCCCAGCAGGGAGAGGATGTCCAAACGCTTAAAGTCAACGTCAACCTGGTGAACGTGTATTTCTCCGTTCGCGACAAAAGCGGCTACATCACCAATCTCCACAAGAACGACTGCAGCATCGACGAAGACAAGGCCACGCAGACGATCAAGAACTTTACGCAGGAGAAGAATCTTCCGTTGACGATCGGGATTTTGCTCGACACCAGTGGCAGTCAGCAGAACGTTTTGCCGCTGGAGCAGGATGCGGGAGCGCGCTTTCTGAAGGAGGTGCTGACGCCGAAGGATGAGGCGTTCCTCATCTCGTTTGATATCAACGTAGATCTGCTGGCCGACTACACCAATAACGCCGGTGAGATCCGGCGGGCGATCAACAAGGCCTCGATCAATACAGGCGCGGGTACGGGTTCGGTAACGGGTCATGGCTCGGCACGTGGGACGCTGCTCTACGATGCGGTCTATCTTGCGGCGCATGACAAGCTGCGGCAGGAGGCTGGACGGAAGATCCTCGTGATGCTGACCGATGGTGGTGACCAGGGTAGCCAGGAGACGATCAAGACGGCGACCGAGGCTGCGCAGAAGGCGAACGCTATCGTCTATGTCATCCTGATCGCGGATCGAGGGTTCTACGGTGGCTTCCAAATGGGTTACAGCGGCGACCGCGACATGGAGAAGCTGGCCACCGACACGGGGGGCCGCGTGATCAACGTAGGGAACAACGGCAAAAAGCTTGAAGAGGCGTTCGACCAGATTCAGGACGAGTTGCGGACACAGTATCTTGCCAGCTACACGCCGACCAACCTGAAGGCGGATGGGACCTTCAGAAATCTAAAGATTGCCTGTGGAAAGGACCAGAAGGTCCAGGCCCGCAAGGGCTACTACGCGCTTGCGGGCGGCGGCAACGATAAAGACGATTAG
- a CDS encoding Sec-independent protein translocase subunit TatA/TatB — MGELFTPTHLIVIAVVVLVLFGGKKLPELGKGLGEGLRGFKDGMKGVTEEVNKPGDTAHTVTPKPEESVK; from the coding sequence ATGGGCGAACTATTTACACCGACACATCTTATCGTTATTGCAGTTGTCGTTCTCGTCCTCTTCGGAGGCAAGAAGCTTCCTGAGCTTGGTAAAGGGCTTGGCGAGGGTCTTCGTGGCTTCAAAGATGGGATGAAGGGCGTTACTGAAGAGGTTAATAAGCCTGGCGACACCGCTCACACGGTTACGCCTAAGCCGGAAGAGTCAGTCAAGTAG
- a CDS encoding VWA domain-containing protein, translating to MNQSVMAGVLACMMLGQQAPQTVSPQSSAPEAIPDAPRPQALPIGPIAPGKGTTLESNGETAPRSDQSAPGSTLPSAVAPTEAVHEDDGAAPDLPAAGEGVKAFTLVVGVNFVEVPFTVKDKKGVLVPGLTWRDVRVFENGLRQKMELFTTDPFPLSVALVIDQSMPFDEMTKVNNALGALQGAFSAYDEVAVFTYNNGPQQQTDFTGGQSARLNAVLDRSKSVGREPLMPLGGPMSQTTNINNQNFDPNTAPVRNHQGIELNAPREVHTLNDAIFAAAQATTKAGPGRRRIVYVIGDGKEYGSTAKYKDVVHYLQANKVAVYATLVDDFKIPGTGFIDRIHLPFQMRDNILPLYAGATGGQIDPEARTPGIARSFAKIAEEVRTQYTIGYYTREPFIDGKYRKLEVKVLRPNLTVISKDGYYPTAGDARPRTIQAQ from the coding sequence GTGAATCAGAGCGTAATGGCAGGGGTACTGGCATGCATGATGCTGGGCCAGCAGGCACCACAGACAGTTTCGCCGCAAAGTAGCGCACCAGAGGCGATTCCGGATGCCCCAAGGCCGCAGGCATTGCCCATCGGACCCATCGCTCCCGGCAAAGGCACGACGCTGGAATCGAACGGAGAGACAGCGCCGCGGTCGGATCAGTCTGCCCCCGGAAGCACCCTCCCCTCAGCAGTGGCTCCCACTGAGGCTGTGCACGAGGATGATGGCGCAGCTCCTGATCTTCCCGCAGCAGGCGAAGGTGTCAAGGCCTTTACGCTGGTGGTCGGTGTGAATTTCGTCGAAGTGCCGTTCACCGTCAAGGATAAAAAAGGGGTGCTGGTCCCCGGCCTCACCTGGCGCGATGTCCGCGTCTTTGAGAATGGGCTCCGTCAGAAGATGGAACTCTTCACCACCGACCCCTTCCCACTTTCGGTCGCGCTGGTTATTGACCAGAGTATGCCCTTTGACGAGATGACCAAGGTCAACAACGCCCTTGGCGCCCTTCAGGGTGCATTTAGCGCCTATGACGAGGTGGCCGTATTCACCTATAACAACGGCCCCCAGCAGCAGACCGACTTCACCGGCGGTCAGAGCGCCCGATTGAACGCCGTTCTGGACCGATCGAAGTCCGTAGGACGCGAGCCCCTGATGCCACTTGGCGGCCCGATGTCGCAAACCACGAACATCAACAATCAGAACTTTGATCCGAACACTGCTCCAGTACGCAATCATCAGGGTATCGAGCTTAACGCTCCTCGCGAAGTCCATACGCTGAACGACGCTATCTTCGCAGCCGCGCAAGCGACCACCAAGGCTGGTCCGGGCCGCCGCCGCATCGTCTATGTCATCGGCGACGGCAAAGAGTACGGCAGCACCGCGAAGTATAAGGACGTAGTGCACTACCTCCAGGCCAACAAGGTCGCCGTCTACGCAACGCTCGTCGACGATTTCAAAATCCCTGGCACTGGCTTCATCGATCGCATCCATCTTCCGTTCCAGATGCGTGACAATATCCTGCCACTCTACGCCGGTGCGACCGGCGGCCAGATCGATCCCGAAGCTCGAACCCCCGGCATCGCTCGCAGCTTCGCAAAGATTGCCGAAGAAGTTCGGACCCAGTACACCATCGGCTACTACACGCGTGAGCCGTTCATCGACGGAAAATATCGCAAGCTGGAGGTCAAGGTGTTGCGGCCAAATCTGACCGTCATCTCCAAGGATGGCTACTATCCGACCGCTGGCGATGCACGGCCCCGTACCATCCAGGCCCAGTAG
- the glgC gene encoding glucose-1-phosphate adenylyltransferase — MRDTLGVLLAGGAGERLFPLTRDRAKPAVPFAGQYRIIDITLSNCINSDLRHVYILTQYKALSLNRHIREGWGPVVANELGEFIEILPPMQRVSKNWYTGTADAVYQNIYSIGAEEPKYVIILSGDHIYKMNYGLMIQQHRETGADVTIATLPIPPEEVSSFGVVEVARNGEVTGFEEKPKETKMRSPFMPDMVDASMGIYIFNTDVLLPELIKDAEDPNSKHDFGHNILPNILGRFKMMAYNFVDENKQKALYWRDVGTLEAYYEANMDVAGVTPTFNLYDKAWPMRTRAYQYPPAKFVFGEPGRTGMAINSIIASGSIVSGAVVRNSVLSQDVRVNSYADVDSSVIFSHVNIGRHCRIRHAIIDRDVHIPDGTVIGYDPNEDKKNYFVSASGLTVVTRDYSVYENPVSPEFMQQGNTW, encoded by the coding sequence ATGAGAGATACGCTAGGCGTCCTGCTTGCCGGTGGTGCCGGTGAGCGACTTTTTCCACTTACAAGGGATCGCGCGAAGCCCGCTGTACCGTTTGCCGGCCAATACCGAATCATCGACATTACCTTGTCGAATTGCATTAACTCGGATCTGCGCCATGTCTATATTTTGACGCAGTACAAGGCTCTCTCGCTCAACCGTCATATCCGCGAGGGCTGGGGACCAGTTGTTGCTAACGAACTCGGCGAGTTTATTGAGATTCTGCCGCCGATGCAGCGGGTGAGCAAAAACTGGTACACCGGGACGGCGGATGCCGTTTACCAGAATATCTACTCCATTGGAGCTGAAGAGCCGAAGTACGTCATCATCCTCTCGGGTGATCACATCTACAAGATGAACTACGGCTTGATGATCCAACAGCATCGGGAGACTGGCGCCGATGTGACCATCGCGACGCTGCCGATTCCGCCAGAGGAAGTGTCCTCGTTCGGGGTGGTGGAGGTCGCACGTAATGGTGAAGTTACCGGCTTCGAGGAAAAGCCCAAAGAGACGAAGATGCGCTCGCCGTTTATGCCGGATATGGTGGACGCGTCCATGGGTATCTACATCTTCAACACGGATGTGCTGTTGCCCGAGTTGATCAAGGATGCTGAGGACCCAAACTCCAAGCATGATTTTGGGCACAATATTCTGCCAAATATCCTTGGGCGCTTCAAGATGATGGCGTACAACTTCGTGGACGAGAATAAGCAGAAGGCCCTATATTGGCGCGATGTTGGTACGCTCGAGGCCTATTACGAGGCGAATATGGATGTTGCAGGCGTGACGCCAACCTTCAACCTCTATGACAAAGCCTGGCCGATGCGGACGCGAGCCTATCAGTACCCGCCGGCGAAGTTTGTGTTCGGTGAGCCAGGTCGTACCGGCATGGCGATCAATTCGATCATTGCCTCAGGATCGATCGTCTCGGGTGCCGTGGTGAGGAACAGTGTCCTGTCGCAGGACGTTCGTGTGAACTCGTATGCCGATGTGGACTCGAGCGTAATCTTCTCGCATGTCAATATCGGCAGGCACTGCCGGATTCGCCATGCGATTATCGATCGGGACGTTCATATTCCTGACGGAACGGTAATCGGCTACGACCCGAATGAGGATAAGAAGAACTACTTCGTGTCGGCATCGGGGCTAACCGTTGTGACGCGCGATTACTCTGTGTATGAGAATCCTGTGTCGCCGGAGTTCATGCAACAGGGCAATACCTGGTAG
- a CDS encoding acyl-CoA mutase large subunit family protein, with protein MAETPKPATTSSGIPVDLTYGSPSPGEYPFTRGIQPTMYRGRLWTMRQYAGMGDAEESNRRYKFLLAHGTRGLSVAFDLPTQIGYDSDSPLALGEVGRVGVAIDSIDDMQRLFDGIALDTITTSMTINATAPILLALYVAVAKRTRTDIRKLGGTIQNDILKEYIARGTYIYPIPHAMRLITDIFAWSAKEIPEWNTISISGYHMREAGCTAVQEVAFTLADGMTYVQAAIDAGLDVDTFAPRLSFFFNAHNNLLEEVAKFRAARRMWARIMREHFHAKNPKSWMLRFHTQTAGSTLTAQQPENNIVRTTLQALAAVLGGTQSLHTNGFDEALALPTEQAARIAIRSQQILAHESGVAQTADPLGGSYYIESLTDEIERRANAYLATIADFDLTGPYGMLRAIEQGYIQREIQNAAYTYQRAVDTGEAVVVGVNAFTSEDEASVPLQSTDPTLEARQVERVRALRLRRNTTLHAAALHHVEDAARNASNLMPPILHAVESEATVGEIADALRKVFGEYRESVTI; from the coding sequence ATGGCCGAAACGCCGAAACCCGCTACCACCAGTTCCGGCATCCCAGTCGACCTCACGTACGGCTCTCCCAGCCCCGGCGAATATCCCTTCACTCGCGGCATTCAGCCCACCATGTACCGGGGCCGACTCTGGACCATGCGCCAGTACGCAGGGATGGGCGACGCCGAAGAATCGAATCGCCGCTACAAATTCCTCCTCGCTCATGGCACCCGGGGACTCTCCGTAGCCTTCGATCTACCCACACAGATCGGCTACGACTCCGACTCGCCCTTGGCCCTCGGCGAAGTCGGCAGGGTTGGCGTCGCCATCGACTCGATCGACGACATGCAGCGCCTCTTCGACGGCATCGCCCTCGACACCATCACGACCTCGATGACCATCAACGCTACCGCGCCGATCCTCCTCGCGCTTTACGTAGCCGTCGCAAAACGTACCCGCACAGACATCAGGAAGCTCGGCGGCACCATCCAGAACGACATCCTCAAGGAGTACATCGCGCGCGGCACCTACATCTACCCAATTCCGCACGCCATGCGCCTCATCACTGACATCTTCGCCTGGTCCGCCAAAGAGATCCCGGAATGGAACACCATCTCCATCTCCGGCTACCACATGCGCGAGGCAGGTTGTACCGCCGTTCAGGAGGTCGCCTTCACCCTCGCCGACGGCATGACCTACGTCCAGGCGGCCATCGATGCTGGGCTAGACGTCGACACGTTTGCCCCTCGCCTCAGCTTCTTCTTCAACGCTCACAACAATCTGCTCGAAGAAGTAGCCAAGTTCCGCGCCGCCCGCCGGATGTGGGCTCGCATCATGCGCGAGCACTTCCACGCAAAGAATCCGAAGAGCTGGATGCTGCGCTTTCACACCCAGACCGCTGGCTCGACCCTCACCGCCCAGCAGCCCGAAAACAATATCGTCCGCACCACCCTACAGGCACTTGCCGCAGTCCTTGGCGGCACCCAATCCCTCCACACCAATGGCTTTGACGAGGCCCTCGCCCTTCCCACCGAACAGGCCGCCCGCATCGCCATTCGCAGCCAGCAGATCCTCGCCCATGAGAGCGGCGTAGCCCAAACCGCCGACCCACTGGGCGGCAGCTACTATATCGAGTCCCTCACGGACGAAATAGAACGCCGCGCAAACGCCTATCTCGCCACCATCGCCGACTTCGATCTCACCGGCCCTTACGGCATGCTTCGCGCAATCGAGCAGGGCTACATCCAGCGCGAAATCCAGAACGCTGCCTACACCTACCAGCGTGCCGTCGATACAGGCGAGGCCGTTGTAGTCGGTGTCAACGCGTTCACCTCGGAAGACGAGGCCAGCGTGCCCCTTCAGAGCACTGACCCCACCCTCGAGGCCCGGCAGGTCGAGCGCGTCCGCGCACTGCGCCTTCGCCGAAACACGACGCTGCACGCAGCCGCCCTGCACCACGTCGAGGACGCTGCACGCAACGCCTCCAACCTCATGCCTCCTATCCTCCACGCTGTAGAAAGCGAAGCTACCGTCGGCGAGATCGCAGACGCGCTGCGCAAAGTCTTCGGAGAATACCGCGAATCAGTGACGATCTAA
- the gcvT gene encoding glycine cleavage system aminomethyltransferase GcvT, with translation MAEIAAPSSLRKTSLNATHRKHRAKMVDFGGWDMPVEYSGLIAEHMAVRTAVGLFDVSHMGDIQLRGPGSLDAVNQLCMNDASKLAIGQAHYSAMLHPNGTFVDDVVVHKLSDNDYLIVINAGTREKDIQWVRSVIGAMPGVHVNDFSDHYTQLAIQGPRAAETLQKLTPVDLSTIKNYWFTWGKLTLRDGTSLYNVMIARTGYTGEDGFEIYIPSDEPTSAKVWNEVLAAGDEFGIVPCGLGARNTLRLESAMALYGHEISDTINVLEAGLGRYAKLEKPSFMGREALIAIQADGGQKRKLVGLEMVDRGIARDGYPVTTIDGTKIGEVTSGSPAPFLKKNIAMAYVPVQYAGIDEELAVEIRGQFVKAKVVALPFYKRAKKSAPAAPTTI, from the coding sequence ATGGCTGAGATCGCAGCACCCTCATCGCTCCGCAAGACGTCCCTGAACGCCACTCACCGCAAGCACCGCGCCAAGATGGTCGACTTCGGCGGCTGGGACATGCCCGTCGAATACTCCGGCCTGATCGCCGAGCACATGGCCGTCCGCACCGCCGTTGGACTCTTCGACGTCTCGCACATGGGCGACATCCAGCTCCGCGGACCCGGCTCGCTCGACGCCGTCAACCAACTCTGCATGAATGACGCCTCAAAGCTTGCCATCGGCCAGGCTCATTACTCCGCGATGCTCCACCCCAACGGCACCTTCGTCGACGATGTCGTCGTCCACAAGCTCTCCGACAATGACTACCTCATCGTCATCAACGCCGGTACCCGCGAAAAAGATATCCAGTGGGTCCGTAGCGTCATCGGTGCGATGCCCGGCGTCCACGTCAACGACTTCAGCGACCACTACACCCAACTCGCCATCCAGGGTCCCCGCGCCGCCGAGACGCTCCAGAAGCTCACCCCCGTCGACCTCAGCACCATCAAGAACTACTGGTTCACCTGGGGCAAGCTAACCCTCCGCGACGGCACCAGCCTCTACAACGTCATGATCGCCCGCACCGGCTACACCGGCGAAGATGGCTTCGAGATCTACATCCCCTCAGACGAACCCACCAGCGCCAAGGTCTGGAACGAAGTCCTCGCTGCTGGCGACGAGTTCGGCATCGTCCCCTGCGGCCTCGGCGCCCGCAACACCCTCCGGCTCGAATCCGCCATGGCCCTCTATGGCCACGAGATCTCCGACACCATCAACGTCCTCGAAGCCGGTCTCGGCCGCTACGCCAAGCTCGAGAAGCCCTCCTTCATGGGTCGCGAAGCCCTCATCGCGATCCAGGCCGATGGCGGTCAAAAGCGTAAGCTCGTCGGCCTCGAGATGGTCGATCGCGGCATCGCCCGCGACGGCTACCCGGTCACCACCATCGACGGCACAAAGATCGGCGAGGTCACCAGCGGCTCCCCCGCCCCCTTCCTCAAGAAGAACATCGCCATGGCCTACGTCCCCGTACAGTACGCCGGCATCGACGAAGAGCTCGCCGTCGAGATTCGCGGTCAGTTCGTCAAGGCAAAGGTAGTCGCTTTACCGTTCTACAAACGTGCGAAGAAATCCGCACCCGCCGCACCCACTACAATCTAA
- the gcvH gene encoding glycine cleavage system protein GcvH, with product MSYPTGYRYTKEHEWIEVIGTAGTVGITDYAQNSLGDIVFVELPKVGDKVEAGKIFGSVESVKAVSDLYSPLTGTVTEINNDLSTQPEKLNTDANTTWIMKLDIPDATQADALLTAEAYETFISEETGH from the coding sequence ATGTCCTACCCCACAGGGTATCGCTACACCAAGGAACACGAGTGGATCGAAGTGATCGGCACAGCCGGAACCGTCGGCATCACGGACTACGCCCAGAACTCACTCGGCGACATCGTCTTCGTCGAACTACCCAAGGTCGGCGATAAGGTCGAAGCCGGCAAGATCTTCGGCTCAGTCGAATCCGTCAAGGCCGTATCCGACCTCTACTCCCCGCTCACCGGCACTGTGACCGAGATCAATAACGATCTCTCCACGCAGCCCGAGAAGCTGAATACCGACGCCAATACCACTTGGATCATGAAGCTCGATATTCCCGACGCCACCCAGGCAGACGCCCTGCTCACAGCCGAGGCCTACG
- a CDS encoding TlpA family protein disulfide reductase: MKQNGHPRLLVLLLLLAGLSHSPATSQIIPEVHGTTLSGTPVDLPAALKGKVGILVIGFSQGSRDAVTVWGKKLAADYYDSPRVLYYEMPVLASVPRLMRGFVTSRIKAAVSDRGKSHFIPLTEDEPVWRSLVHYKAPDDPYLLLVDAQGTVRWQTQGQASDVTYAAMKQQVDQLQAHQGATSTR, encoded by the coding sequence ATGAAACAAAACGGTCACCCCCGCCTGCTAGTCCTCCTCCTCCTGCTGGCGGGATTGTCACACTCACCCGCAACCTCCCAGATCATCCCCGAGGTCCACGGCACCACCCTCTCCGGAACGCCTGTCGACCTGCCGGCAGCGTTGAAAGGCAAAGTGGGCATACTCGTCATCGGATTCAGCCAGGGCTCGCGCGACGCCGTCACCGTCTGGGGCAAAAAGCTCGCCGCCGACTACTACGATTCCCCAAGAGTCCTCTACTACGAGATGCCCGTCCTCGCCTCCGTCCCCCGGCTCATGCGCGGCTTTGTCACCAGCCGGATCAAAGCAGCCGTCTCCGACCGAGGTAAGTCACACTTCATCCCGCTCACCGAAGATGAGCCCGTATGGCGCTCTCTGGTTCACTACAAGGCACCGGACGACCCCTACCTCCTGCTCGTCGACGCCCAGGGAACCGTCCGCTGGCAGACACAGGGCCAGGCATCGGACGTCACCTATGCTGCCATGAAGCAGCAGGTCGACCAGCTCCAGGCCCATCAAGGCGCGACGTCGACCCGGTAG
- a CDS encoding DMT family transporter encodes MNHLLQGNVLLALAAAFTWGGGDFSGGMGVKTVGGSVGGALRIVLLSHLTSFTVLMAVGSMRGVPFPHGAVLAWGIAAGVAGGLSLTAFYIALSRGAMGASAAISGLLAAAIPAAVSIAEDGSPGLLRLSGFIIAGIAIWLIAAGPSISDSFSKGTMGLAIAAGAGFGLYFVALKMAGPAGPLWAMATARMGSLSVCSLLLIGLSIKGGEPKVRITWTAMRWVFLTAMMDTSGNLLFVAATRAGRLDVAAVLASLYPATTILLAAWTLKERPTRRQGIGMLVAVAAVVMITL; translated from the coding sequence ATGAACCACCTGTTGCAGGGAAACGTCCTGCTAGCCCTCGCCGCCGCCTTTACCTGGGGCGGCGGCGACTTTAGCGGAGGCATGGGCGTAAAGACTGTAGGCGGAAGTGTCGGCGGCGCGCTGCGCATCGTTCTACTCAGCCACCTCACCAGCTTCACGGTCCTCATGGCTGTCGGATCAATGCGCGGTGTGCCCTTCCCGCATGGTGCCGTTCTCGCATGGGGCATCGCCGCCGGAGTAGCAGGCGGCCTGTCACTCACCGCCTTCTATATCGCGCTCTCCCGTGGAGCCATGGGTGCTTCAGCCGCAATCAGCGGTCTTCTGGCCGCCGCCATCCCAGCAGCAGTCTCAATAGCTGAAGATGGCTCACCAGGATTGTTGCGACTGAGTGGCTTCATCATAGCCGGCATTGCGATCTGGCTGATCGCCGCAGGTCCTTCCATATCGGACTCGTTCAGTAAAGGCACCATGGGTTTGGCCATCGCCGCCGGTGCCGGCTTCGGCCTTTATTTCGTGGCGCTCAAAATGGCCGGTCCTGCGGGTCCGTTATGGGCGATGGCAACGGCTCGGATGGGTAGTCTCAGCGTTTGCTCCCTCCTCCTCATTGGCCTCTCAATCAAGGGCGGCGAGCCGAAGGTACGTATCACCTGGACAGCTATGCGCTGGGTATTCCTGACCGCAATGATGGATACCTCGGGCAACCTGCTCTTCGTCGCCGCGACTCGGGCCGGAAGACTGGATGTCGCAGCAGTCCTCGCCTCGCTCTACCCCGCAACAACCATTCTCCTGGCCGCTTGGACATTGAAGGAACGTCCAACCCGCAGGCAAGGCATAGGCATGCTTGTTGCCGTAGCCGCCGTCGTGATGATCACGCTTTAG
- a CDS encoding 1-(5-phosphoribosyl)-5-[(5-phosphoribosylamino)methylideneamino]imidazole-4-carboxamide isomerase: MLIPSIDLMDGRIVQLVQGEKLKLAFDDFEYWIGRFEKYPTVQLIDLDAAMRQGNNRALIEMICKRLPCQVGGGLKTAEDGLALLDAGAKRVIYGSSLFGAAGVNKEFAAGLKKALGEDALVFSVDTKGGRVAVKGWKDSVDLTPEEAITWLEDYCAAFLYTHVDTEGTMSGFPIDMAAILRATTARQLIVAGGIKEQAEVDALDAMGVDAVAGMAVYSGVMEA, translated from the coding sequence ATGCTGATACCTTCGATTGACCTGATGGACGGACGCATTGTGCAACTCGTACAGGGCGAAAAGCTGAAGTTAGCCTTCGACGACTTCGAATACTGGATCGGGCGTTTCGAAAAGTATCCGACCGTTCAGCTTATCGACCTCGATGCCGCCATGCGCCAGGGCAACAACCGAGCCTTGATTGAGATGATCTGCAAGCGACTCCCCTGCCAGGTGGGCGGTGGGCTCAAGACTGCCGAGGACGGGCTAGCTCTCCTCGATGCAGGAGCGAAGCGGGTAATCTACGGCTCCTCGCTCTTCGGTGCCGCTGGAGTCAACAAGGAGTTCGCTGCCGGTCTGAAAAAAGCTCTGGGCGAAGATGCCCTGGTCTTCAGCGTCGACACGAAGGGCGGTCGTGTCGCTGTCAAAGGATGGAAGGACTCCGTCGACCTTACCCCTGAAGAGGCAATCACCTGGCTCGAAGACTATTGCGCCGCCTTCCTCTACACCCACGTCGACACCGAGGGCACCATGTCCGGCTTCCCGATCGACATGGCCGCCATACTTCGCGCAACCACCGCGCGCCAATTAATCGTCGCCGGGGGTATCAAGGAACAAGCCGAGGTCGACGCTCTGGACGCTATGGGCGTCGATGCTGTAGCCGGAATGGCCGTTTACTCCGGAGTCATGGAAGCCTAA
- a CDS encoding polyphosphate kinase 2 family protein yields MKLKSPYLVKPHVRVRLSRLATDDDGGYKTKESAALVLVKHRDRLDALQNIFYASQQRALLIVLQGMDTAGKDGTIRHIFSGVNPQGCDVSSFKVPTALEERHDFLWRAHNAIPPRGMIGIFNRSHYEDVLSPRVHKVISAKTAEQRFAEINDFEAALAANGVVILKFFLHISQEEQTARLQARLDNPDKHWKLSAADFKERQYWHEYQHAYNDVISATSHRHAPWFVIPADHKWYRDVAISKILADTLDRLKLEYPAPTMNPKTVKL; encoded by the coding sequence ATGAAGCTGAAGTCTCCCTATCTCGTAAAGCCCCATGTGCGGGTGCGCCTTTCGCGCCTCGCAACGGATGACGACGGTGGGTATAAGACGAAAGAATCTGCTGCGCTTGTGCTGGTCAAACACCGTGACCGGCTCGATGCGTTGCAGAACATCTTCTACGCGAGCCAGCAGCGCGCATTGTTGATTGTTCTGCAGGGAATGGATACGGCGGGCAAAGACGGCACCATTCGTCATATCTTTTCCGGCGTAAATCCACAAGGATGTGATGTCAGCTCTTTCAAAGTGCCTACGGCACTTGAGGAGCGGCACGACTTTCTATGGCGGGCTCATAACGCCATTCCGCCGCGTGGCATGATCGGCATCTTTAACCGATCTCACTATGAAGACGTCCTGTCACCTCGTGTTCATAAGGTCATCTCGGCCAAAACGGCGGAGCAGCGATTCGCAGAGATTAATGATTTCGAGGCGGCGCTTGCCGCAAACGGAGTAGTGATCCTCAAGTTCTTTCTGCATATTTCGCAAGAAGAGCAAACGGCTCGTCTTCAGGCTCGCCTGGACAACCCAGATAAACACTGGAAATTGTCGGCTGCTGACTTTAAGGAGCGGCAGTACTGGCATGAGTATCAACATGCGTACAACGATGTGATCTCGGCCACGAGCCATCGCCATGCACCGTGGTTCGTCATTCCAGCCGACCACAAATGGTACCGCGATGTGGCGATCTCGAAGATTCTGGCGGATACGCTGGATCGACTCAAACTCGAATATCCTGCGCCTACCATGAATCCCAAAACCGTCAAGCTCTAA